One genomic segment of Streptomyces sp. NBC_00239 includes these proteins:
- a CDS encoding PucR family transcriptional regulator, which produces MDNQGGGITVQRALELPGLRSGLPEVVAGADRLGRNVRWVHAGEVPNIASLLKGGELLLTTGLGLGTRPAEQRAFVRRLADRGIAALVVELGPRFTRLPATIVETARAAGLPLVQLHREVPFVAVTEEIHTEIVNGHYALLQRAEEVHRRCTEALLGGGGIPQVLRILADFTANPVFLETPDGQLLYAAAGGGDEVGADPLQIWEGLRGQREARAEGPPANAVLVDVPGGGHGTGSVRARLVLLGVSAPLLPVHRIAAERAASVLAVVLMQARQEEELAARGRGDFLTDLAEGRIAADDAPAQARVLGFRPGEGPLLPVVMRLSSDLGPSGNWAVLVRAVLEELASVGVPVLLGVRPVEGRVPLLLALRSESERAAVADRVAGALRAGVERAGLDRAGAGQPVVVVGVAGGWAAASAGLRHAAETATAAQGLPARPWYDARRLDIDLLLWRLREHPDLAAYVERAIGPLRTHDLTSRPALLPTLETYLAHAGRKAETARELHLNRQTLYNRLARISELLGTDLDDPETVLSLSLALRARRHTS; this is translated from the coding sequence ATGGACAATCAGGGCGGCGGCATCACGGTTCAGCGGGCACTGGAGCTGCCGGGACTGCGCAGCGGGCTCCCGGAGGTCGTGGCGGGCGCGGACCGCCTGGGGCGGAACGTGCGCTGGGTGCACGCGGGCGAGGTCCCGAACATCGCGTCCCTGCTCAAGGGCGGCGAACTGCTGCTGACCACCGGCCTGGGCCTGGGCACCCGGCCGGCCGAGCAGCGGGCGTTCGTCCGCCGGCTCGCCGACCGCGGGATCGCGGCCCTGGTCGTCGAGCTCGGCCCGCGCTTCACCCGGCTGCCGGCCACGATCGTCGAGACCGCCCGGGCGGCCGGCCTCCCGCTGGTCCAGCTGCACCGCGAGGTGCCGTTCGTGGCGGTCACCGAGGAGATCCACACCGAGATCGTCAACGGGCACTACGCGCTGCTCCAGCGGGCCGAGGAGGTCCACCGGCGCTGCACCGAGGCCCTCCTGGGCGGCGGCGGGATCCCGCAAGTCCTGCGCATCCTCGCCGACTTCACGGCCAACCCGGTGTTCCTGGAGACCCCGGACGGGCAGCTGCTGTACGCGGCCGCGGGCGGCGGCGACGAGGTCGGCGCCGACCCGCTGCAGATCTGGGAGGGGCTGCGCGGCCAGCGCGAGGCCCGCGCCGAGGGCCCGCCGGCCAACGCGGTCCTCGTCGACGTCCCGGGCGGCGGCCACGGCACCGGCTCGGTGCGGGCCCGCCTGGTGCTGCTGGGGGTCTCCGCGCCGCTGCTGCCCGTCCACCGGATCGCGGCCGAACGCGCGGCGAGCGTGCTCGCCGTCGTCCTGATGCAGGCGCGGCAGGAGGAGGAGCTCGCGGCGCGCGGCCGCGGCGACTTCCTGACCGATCTCGCCGAGGGCCGGATCGCGGCGGACGACGCCCCGGCGCAGGCCCGCGTGCTCGGCTTCCGGCCCGGCGAGGGCCCGCTGCTCCCGGTGGTCATGCGGCTCTCCTCGGACCTCGGACCGTCCGGCAACTGGGCGGTGCTGGTCCGCGCCGTGCTGGAGGAGCTGGCCTCGGTGGGCGTGCCGGTGCTGCTCGGCGTACGGCCGGTCGAGGGCCGGGTCCCGCTGCTGCTGGCGCTGCGCTCGGAGAGCGAGCGGGCGGCCGTAGCGGACCGGGTCGCGGGGGCCCTGCGGGCCGGCGTGGAGCGGGCCGGCCTGGACCGAGCGGGCGCCGGCCAGCCGGTGGTCGTCGTGGGTGTGGCCGGCGGCTGGGCGGCCGCCTCGGCCGGGCTGCGGCATGCGGCCGAGACCGCGACCGCCGCCCAGGGACTGCCCGCTCGCCCCTGGTACGACGCGCGCCGCCTCGACATCGACCTGCTGCTGTGGCGGCTGCGCGAACACCCGGACCTCGCCGCGTACGTGGAGCGCGCGATCGGCCCGCTGCGCACCCACGACCTGACGTCCCGTCCGGCGCTGCTGCCCACCCTGGAGACGTACCTGGCCCACGCGGGCCGCAAGGCGGAGACCGCCCGCGAACTGCACCTGAACCGGCAGACGCTGTACAACCGGCTGGCCCGGATCTCGGAGCTGCTGGGCACCGACCTGGACGACCCGGAGACGGTCCTCTCCCTCAGCCTCGCCCTGCGCGCCCGCCGCCACACGAGCTGA
- a CDS encoding APC family permease: MPQGPTGSTSTTSSTSSAPSAGPGSGGVQRLKANSVGLTGVVFMAVATAAPITAMTGNLPIAVGFGNGTGAPAGYLFATLVLTVFAVGYVAMAKRITAAGAFYGYISHGLGRIAGMASGMLAVLAYIVFEASIVGVFAYFAKTTVHDQLGVDLPWIVYAAAMLAVTAVLAHFDINLTAKALGVMLVAEIAVLFAVAIAVLVAGGGPDGIPVEPVNPKNAFTGTSAGLGLFFAFWSWVGFESTAMYGEESRDPKRVIPKATIISVVGVGLFYIFVSWMTIAGNGLDESVALSASAAPLDLFFEPTRTFIGAWAVDAFQWLLLTGSFACGMAFHQCAARYLYAIGREGFLHPALGRTHPRHGSPHVASVVQTVIAVGLVALFWLTGQDPYLHLYTLLAILGTMAILIVQTLCSFAVIGYFRKNHPEDRHWFKTLVAPLLGGIGMTAVVVLLVLNMETAAGAAAGSLFFKLIPWIIGAVFLGGLGLGLHLKYRAPERYEIIGRIVLEDATERSDEDDDQAAGTDPAPSAANIQEQSWPVRP, translated from the coding sequence ATGCCGCAGGGTCCCACGGGTTCCACGAGCACCACCAGTTCCACCAGTTCTGCCCCTTCCGCCGGACCCGGATCCGGCGGTGTCCAGCGCCTCAAGGCCAACTCCGTCGGCCTGACCGGCGTCGTGTTCATGGCGGTCGCCACCGCCGCCCCGATCACCGCGATGACCGGCAACCTCCCCATCGCGGTCGGCTTCGGCAACGGCACCGGTGCACCCGCCGGCTACCTCTTCGCCACCCTCGTCCTCACCGTCTTCGCCGTCGGCTACGTGGCCATGGCCAAGCGCATCACGGCCGCCGGCGCCTTCTACGGCTACATCTCGCACGGCCTCGGCCGGATCGCGGGCATGGCCTCCGGCATGCTCGCCGTCCTCGCGTACATCGTCTTCGAGGCCTCGATCGTCGGAGTCTTCGCGTACTTCGCCAAGACCACCGTCCACGACCAGCTCGGCGTGGACCTGCCCTGGATCGTCTACGCCGCCGCGATGCTCGCCGTCACCGCCGTCCTCGCGCACTTCGACATCAACCTCACCGCGAAGGCGCTCGGCGTGATGCTCGTCGCCGAGATCGCGGTCCTCTTCGCCGTCGCCATCGCCGTGCTCGTCGCCGGCGGCGGCCCCGACGGGATCCCCGTGGAGCCCGTCAACCCGAAGAACGCCTTCACCGGCACCTCCGCGGGCCTCGGCCTGTTCTTCGCCTTCTGGTCCTGGGTCGGCTTCGAGTCCACCGCCATGTACGGCGAGGAGTCCCGCGACCCCAAGCGGGTCATCCCCAAGGCGACGATCATCTCCGTGGTCGGCGTCGGGCTCTTCTACATCTTCGTCTCCTGGATGACCATCGCGGGCAACGGCCTCGACGAGTCCGTGGCCCTGTCCGCCTCCGCCGCCCCCCTCGACCTGTTCTTCGAACCCACCCGCACCTTCATCGGCGCCTGGGCCGTCGACGCCTTCCAGTGGCTGCTGCTCACCGGCTCCTTCGCCTGCGGCATGGCCTTCCACCAGTGCGCCGCGCGCTACCTCTACGCCATCGGCCGCGAGGGCTTCCTGCACCCGGCGCTCGGCCGCACGCACCCCCGGCACGGCTCCCCGCACGTCGCCTCGGTCGTGCAGACCGTCATCGCCGTCGGCCTGGTCGCCCTGTTCTGGCTGACCGGCCAGGACCCCTACCTGCACCTGTACACGCTGCTGGCGATCCTCGGCACGATGGCCATCCTCATCGTCCAGACCCTGTGCTCCTTCGCGGTGATCGGCTACTTCCGCAAGAACCACCCCGAGGACCGGCACTGGTTCAAGACCCTCGTCGCCCCGCTGCTCGGAGGCATCGGCATGACCGCGGTGGTCGTGCTGCTGGTCCTCAACATGGAGACCGCCGCCGGAGCGGCCGCCGGCTCGCTCTTCTTCAAGCTGATCCCCTGGATCATCGGGGCCGTCTTCCTCGGCGGCCTCGGCCTCGGCCTCCATCTCAAGTACCGGGCCCCCGAGCGCTACGAGATCATCGGCCGCATCGTCCTGGAGGACGCCACCGAGCGCTCCGACGAGGACGACGACCAGGCTGCCGGCACCGACCCCGCCCCCTCCGCCGCGAACATCCAGGAGCAGTCATGGCCCGTACGCCCCTGA
- a CDS encoding flavin monoamine oxidase family protein, translating to MARTPLMHALRRLAADHAAARRLRLPVAELRGLSRRALLERAAALGLGTALAAGAATAPAHARVTAPAPAPDGHKPVGNPRIAIVGAGIAGLTAALTLKDAGLAATVYEADPGRVGGRMWTQRGHWAYGQTSEIGGELIDTSHKKMLELCRRFDLVTEDFLGGGPNGAEEVLWFGGAYYPREQADEDFNAVYQRLRRDLQESGEVAWNATTPAGTALDNMTLYEWIETRVPGGHTAPLGRFLDVAYAVEYGADTTEQSALALVLLMGYQPNPGNFNVWGLSNERYHITGGNDLLPNAIANALPAGSLVRGRELVAVRANADGTQTLTFHDAGATRTVVADHTVLCVPLPVLQRIDTSQAGFDPLMRNLLRDARMGHCTKLNMQFTSRPWRGTGPWPGVSAGDCFTDSEVQQTWDTTKVQPGTGGILLQYGGGTPARNLTPASPFATESDPYVRGLATRMLAGIDAFFPGTGAAWTGRAQLSAWHRNPYALGAYSYWPTGYLHRYAKYEGTAQGNVHIGGEHCSYDFQGFMEGGATEGERAAREVIAAVS from the coding sequence ATGGCCCGTACGCCCCTGATGCACGCCCTGCGCCGCCTCGCCGCCGACCATGCGGCCGCCCGCAGACTCCGACTCCCCGTCGCCGAACTCCGCGGCCTGTCCCGGCGCGCCCTGCTGGAACGCGCCGCGGCCCTCGGCCTGGGCACGGCCCTCGCGGCCGGCGCCGCCACCGCACCCGCACACGCCCGGGTCACCGCCCCCGCCCCCGCCCCCGACGGGCACAAGCCCGTCGGAAACCCGCGCATCGCGATCGTCGGCGCGGGCATCGCCGGCCTGACCGCCGCCCTGACCCTCAAGGACGCCGGCCTCGCCGCCACCGTCTACGAGGCCGACCCCGGCCGGGTCGGCGGCCGCATGTGGACCCAGCGCGGCCACTGGGCGTACGGGCAGACCTCCGAGATCGGCGGCGAGCTGATCGACACCAGCCACAAGAAGATGCTCGAACTGTGCCGCCGCTTCGACCTGGTCACCGAGGACTTCCTCGGCGGCGGGCCCAACGGCGCCGAGGAGGTCCTCTGGTTCGGCGGCGCCTACTACCCGCGCGAGCAGGCCGACGAGGACTTCAACGCGGTCTACCAACGCCTGCGCCGGGACCTCCAGGAATCCGGCGAGGTGGCCTGGAACGCGACCACCCCGGCCGGCACCGCACTCGACAACATGACGCTGTACGAGTGGATCGAGACCCGGGTCCCCGGCGGACACACCGCACCCCTGGGCCGCTTCCTCGACGTCGCCTACGCCGTCGAGTACGGGGCCGACACCACCGAGCAGTCGGCCCTGGCCCTGGTCCTGCTGATGGGTTATCAGCCCAACCCCGGCAACTTCAACGTCTGGGGCCTGTCCAACGAGCGCTACCACATCACCGGCGGCAACGACCTGCTGCCGAACGCGATCGCCAACGCCCTGCCCGCCGGTTCGCTCGTGAGGGGCCGCGAGCTGGTCGCCGTACGCGCCAACGCCGACGGCACCCAGACGCTCACCTTCCACGACGCGGGCGCCACCCGCACCGTCGTGGCCGACCACACCGTGCTGTGCGTCCCGCTGCCCGTCCTCCAGCGGATCGACACCTCGCAGGCCGGCTTCGACCCGCTGATGCGCAACCTGCTCCGGGACGCCCGCATGGGCCACTGCACCAAGCTCAACATGCAGTTCACCAGCCGCCCCTGGCGCGGCACCGGGCCCTGGCCCGGCGTCTCCGCGGGCGACTGCTTCACCGACAGCGAGGTCCAGCAGACCTGGGACACCACCAAGGTGCAGCCCGGCACCGGCGGCATCCTCCTCCAGTACGGCGGCGGCACCCCGGCCCGGAACCTCACCCCGGCCTCGCCCTTCGCCACCGAGTCCGACCCGTACGTACGCGGCCTCGCCACCCGCATGCTCGCCGGCATCGACGCCTTCTTCCCCGGCACCGGCGCGGCCTGGACGGGCCGGGCCCAGCTGTCCGCCTGGCACCGCAACCCGTACGCGCTCGGGGCGTACTCGTACTGGCCGACGGGCTACCTGCACCGCTACGCCAAGTACGAGGGCACCGCCCAGGGCAACGTGCACATCGGCGGCGAGCACTGCAGCTACGACTTCCAGGGCTTCATGGAAGGCGGCGCCACCGAGGGCGAGCGGGCGGCGCGGGAGGTGATCGCCGCGGTGTCGTGA
- a CDS encoding FAD-binding oxidoreductase: protein MTLSKAGTALAELREDLTGEVLAPGDPGYDEARTIYNAMIDRRPAVIARCADRADVVTAVRFARELDLPVAVRGGGHSVAGMSLNDGGLVVDLRRIDEVTVHPASKAVRVGGGAVMSHLDRACAPHALATTGGRVSTTGVGGFVLGGGTGWLDRAFGLAVDNLLGVELVTADGRIVTASAEENPELFWGLHGGGGNFGVATSLTLRLHDLPAMSMALLMYLPERGPEVLRTYRDLIEAAPSEASGAVLYLTAPPEEFVPPQLVGQMLCAALLTYAGPEEEMRTLAAPLLAIPHEVEVATAIPYAELQCMLDDPPGFRNYWSAEYLTGAPDDFVDVFCARAASMPVPSGTVHAVWPQGGAIAAAPGDYPVPYRDAPWAVHPFGMWEDPADDERGRQWVKDVCADVQPWATGAVYLNFTGDEGPDRVVAGLGAQNMERLAALKRTYDPDNVFRFNHNIRPA from the coding sequence ATGACCCTCTCCAAGGCGGGCACGGCCCTGGCCGAGCTCCGCGAGGATCTGACCGGTGAGGTCCTCGCACCGGGCGATCCCGGCTACGACGAGGCCCGGACGATCTACAACGCCATGATCGACCGGCGGCCGGCCGTGATCGCCCGGTGCGCCGACCGGGCGGACGTGGTCACGGCCGTGCGCTTCGCCCGGGAGCTGGACCTGCCGGTCGCCGTGCGCGGCGGCGGCCACAGCGTGGCCGGGATGTCGCTCAACGACGGCGGGCTCGTCGTGGACCTGCGCCGGATCGACGAGGTGACGGTCCATCCGGCGTCGAAGGCCGTCCGCGTCGGCGGCGGCGCCGTCATGAGCCACCTGGACCGGGCCTGCGCGCCGCACGCCCTGGCGACCACCGGCGGCCGGGTCTCCACGACCGGCGTGGGCGGTTTCGTGCTGGGCGGCGGCACCGGCTGGCTGGACCGCGCGTTCGGGCTGGCCGTCGACAACCTGCTCGGCGTCGAGCTGGTGACGGCCGACGGCCGGATCGTGACGGCGAGCGCCGAGGAGAACCCGGAACTGTTCTGGGGGCTGCACGGCGGCGGCGGCAACTTCGGCGTCGCCACCTCGCTGACCCTGCGCCTGCACGACCTGCCGGCCATGTCGATGGCGCTGCTGATGTACCTGCCGGAGCGCGGGCCCGAGGTGCTGCGGACCTACCGGGACCTCATCGAGGCCGCGCCGTCCGAGGCGAGCGGCGCCGTCCTCTACCTGACCGCGCCGCCGGAGGAGTTCGTCCCGCCGCAGCTGGTGGGGCAGATGCTGTGCGCCGCGCTGCTGACCTACGCCGGGCCCGAGGAGGAGATGCGCACGCTCGCCGCGCCGCTGCTGGCGATCCCGCACGAGGTGGAGGTGGCCACGGCCATCCCGTACGCGGAGCTCCAGTGCATGCTCGACGACCCGCCGGGGTTCCGGAACTACTGGTCGGCGGAGTACCTCACCGGTGCTCCGGACGACTTCGTGGACGTGTTCTGCGCGCGCGCCGCCTCGATGCCGGTGCCCAGCGGCACCGTCCACGCCGTCTGGCCGCAGGGCGGCGCCATCGCGGCGGCCCCCGGCGACTACCCGGTGCCGTACCGGGACGCGCCCTGGGCGGTGCACCCGTTCGGCATGTGGGAGGACCCGGCCGACGACGAGCGGGGCCGGCAGTGGGTCAAGGACGTGTGCGCCGACGTCCAGCCCTGGGCCACCGGCGCGGTCTACCTCAACTTCACCGGCGACGAGGGCCCGGACCGGGTGGTCGCGGGCCTCGGCGCGCAGAACATGGAGCGGCTGGCCGCGCTGAAGCGGACGTACGACCCGGACAACGTCTTCCGCTTCAACCACAACATCCGCCCCGCCTGA
- a CDS encoding glycoside hydrolase family 15 protein produces MHVPGRIEDYALIGDMQTAALVCRDGTADWLCLPRFDSHAVFAGLLGTEDHGFWRIGPAHPAGSEPPRADRRRYRGDSLVLESEWDTPRGTVRVIDFMPPREDHAPQLMRIVEGVSGRVPVRSALRMRFSYGRVVPWVHRVDGRTVAVAGPDSIWLDTDAQTYGKDLTTYADFTVAPGDRIAFTISWQPSHKEPPALPDAEAALEATCDFWQNWVEHCTYHGPYREAVVRSLITLKALTYAPTGGIVAAPTTSLPEEIGGVRNWDYRYTWLRDAAITLSSLLRTGYREEARAWREWLLRAVAGDPENLQIMYGIAGERELGETELDWLPGYENSQPVRVGNGAAHQLQLDVYGEVTEALHLAHMTGLARNDYASLLQLKLIRYLETHWNEPDEGIWEVRGPRRHFVHSKVMAWVAVDRTIKLIESGDADGPLEQWRDLRDEIHRDVCEKGYDKERNTFTQSYGSKELDASLLLIPQMGFLPPDDKRVIGTIEAIQRELSTPDGFILRYPTAGEEAGVDGLEGDEGAFLACSFWMADDLAMIGRVDEARRLFEKLLALRNDLGLLAEEWDPRLQRQVGNFPQAFSHVPLIDTALRLTASGAYGG; encoded by the coding sequence ATGCACGTGCCCGGGCGCATCGAGGATTACGCACTGATCGGCGACATGCAGACCGCAGCCCTGGTCTGCCGGGACGGAACGGCGGACTGGCTGTGCCTGCCGCGCTTCGACTCCCACGCAGTCTTCGCCGGGCTGCTCGGCACCGAGGACCACGGGTTCTGGCGGATCGGCCCGGCGCATCCCGCCGGCTCCGAGCCACCGCGCGCCGACCGCCGCCGCTACCGCGGGGACTCGCTGGTCCTGGAGTCCGAGTGGGACACGCCGCGCGGCACCGTCCGCGTCATCGACTTCATGCCGCCCCGTGAGGACCACGCGCCGCAGCTGATGCGGATCGTGGAGGGCGTCAGCGGCCGGGTGCCGGTGCGCTCGGCCCTGCGGATGCGGTTCAGCTACGGCCGGGTCGTGCCCTGGGTGCACCGCGTGGACGGCCGTACGGTCGCCGTGGCCGGCCCCGACTCGATCTGGCTGGACACCGACGCCCAGACGTACGGCAAGGACCTCACCACGTACGCCGACTTCACCGTGGCGCCCGGCGACCGGATCGCGTTCACCATCAGCTGGCAGCCCTCCCACAAGGAGCCTCCCGCGCTGCCGGACGCCGAGGCGGCCCTGGAGGCCACCTGCGACTTCTGGCAGAACTGGGTCGAGCACTGCACGTACCACGGCCCCTACCGGGAAGCCGTGGTCCGCTCCCTGATCACCCTCAAGGCGCTCACGTACGCGCCGACCGGCGGCATCGTGGCCGCGCCGACCACCTCGCTGCCCGAGGAGATCGGCGGCGTCCGCAACTGGGACTACCGCTACACGTGGCTGCGCGACGCGGCGATCACCCTCTCCTCGCTGCTGCGCACCGGCTACCGCGAGGAGGCCCGTGCCTGGCGCGAGTGGCTGCTGCGCGCGGTGGCCGGCGACCCCGAGAACCTGCAGATCATGTACGGGATCGCCGGCGAGCGCGAGCTCGGCGAGACCGAGCTGGACTGGCTGCCGGGGTACGAGAACTCCCAGCCGGTCCGGGTCGGCAACGGCGCCGCCCACCAGCTCCAGCTGGACGTGTACGGCGAGGTCACCGAGGCCCTGCACCTGGCCCACATGACGGGCCTGGCCCGCAACGACTACGCCTCGCTGCTCCAGCTCAAACTGATCCGCTACCTGGAGACCCACTGGAACGAGCCCGACGAGGGCATCTGGGAGGTCCGCGGGCCGCGCCGGCACTTCGTGCACTCCAAGGTGATGGCCTGGGTGGCGGTGGACCGCACGATCAAGCTCATCGAGTCCGGGGACGCGGACGGCCCGCTGGAGCAGTGGCGCGACCTGCGCGACGAGATCCACCGCGACGTGTGCGAGAAGGGCTACGACAAGGAGCGGAACACCTTCACCCAGTCCTACGGGTCGAAGGAGCTGGACGCCTCGCTGCTGCTGATTCCGCAGATGGGCTTCCTGCCGCCGGACGACAAGCGGGTCATCGGCACCATCGAGGCGATCCAGCGCGAGCTGTCCACCCCCGACGGGTTCATCCTGCGCTACCCGACGGCCGGCGAGGAGGCGGGCGTGGACGGCCTGGAGGGCGACGAGGGCGCGTTCCTGGCGTGCTCGTTCTGGATGGCCGACGACCTGGCGATGATCGGCCGGGTCGACGAGGCGCGCCGGCTGTTCGAGAAGCTGCTGGCGCTGCGCAACGACCTCGGGCTGCTCGCCGAGGAGTGGGACCCGCGGCTCCAGCGCCAGGTCGGGAATTTCCCGCAGGCCTTCAGCCACGTTCCGCTCATCGACACGGCTCTGCGGCTCACGGCGAGCGGGGCGTACGGGGGCTGA
- a CDS encoding CTP synthase, with protein MPPAAFRNSTATTTKHIFVTGGVASSLGKGLTASSLGALLKARGLRVTMQKLDPYLNVDPGTMNPFQHGEVFVTNDGAETDLDIGHYERFLDVDLDGSANVTTGQVYSQVIAKERRGEYLGDTVQVIPHITNEIKHRIRRMATDDVDVVITEVGGTVGDIESLPFLETVRQVRHEVGRDNVFVVHISLLPYIGPSGELKTKPTQHSVAALRNIGIQPDAIVLRADRDVPTSIKRKISLMCDVDEAAVVAAIDAKSIYDIPKVLHTEGLDAYVVRKLDLPFRDVDWTVWEDLLDRVHNPDHEVKVALVGKYIDLPDAYLSVTEALRAGGFANRARVQIKWVTSDDCKTAAGAAAVLGDVDAICVPGGFGDRGVNGKVGAITYARENKIPLLGLCLGLQCVVIEAARNLAGIADANSTEFDASTAHPVISTMEEQLAFVEGAGDLGGTMRLGMYPAKLAEGSIVREVYDGKEYVEERHRHRYEVNNAYRGELEKKAGLQFSGTSPDNKLVEYVEYPREVHPYLVATQAHPELRSRPTRPHPLFAGLVKAAVERQQSAK; from the coding sequence ATGCCGCCCGCTGCTTTTCGAAACAGCACAGCCACGACGACCAAGCACATCTTCGTCACCGGAGGTGTCGCGTCCTCCCTCGGCAAGGGCCTGACCGCCTCCAGCCTGGGTGCGCTGCTCAAGGCGCGGGGTCTGCGGGTCACGATGCAGAAGCTCGACCCCTACCTCAACGTCGACCCCGGCACGATGAACCCGTTCCAGCACGGCGAGGTGTTCGTCACCAACGACGGCGCCGAAACCGACCTGGACATCGGCCACTACGAGCGCTTCCTCGACGTCGACCTCGACGGCTCGGCCAACGTCACCACCGGCCAGGTCTACTCGCAGGTCATCGCCAAGGAGCGGCGCGGCGAGTACCTCGGTGACACCGTGCAGGTCATCCCGCACATCACCAACGAGATCAAGCACCGCATCCGGCGGATGGCGACCGACGACGTCGACGTCGTCATCACCGAGGTCGGCGGCACCGTCGGCGACATCGAGTCGCTGCCGTTCCTGGAGACCGTCCGCCAGGTCCGCCACGAGGTCGGCCGCGACAACGTCTTCGTCGTGCACATCTCGCTGCTGCCGTACATCGGCCCCTCCGGCGAGCTGAAGACCAAGCCGACCCAGCACTCGGTCGCGGCCCTGCGCAACATCGGCATCCAGCCCGACGCCATCGTGCTGCGCGCCGACCGCGACGTCCCCACCTCCATCAAGCGCAAGATCTCGCTGATGTGCGACGTGGACGAGGCGGCCGTCGTGGCCGCCATCGACGCCAAGTCCATCTACGACATCCCGAAGGTCCTGCACACCGAGGGCCTGGACGCGTACGTCGTGCGCAAGCTCGACCTGCCGTTCCGCGACGTGGACTGGACCGTCTGGGAGGACCTGCTGGACCGGGTCCACAACCCCGACCACGAGGTCAAGGTCGCGCTCGTCGGCAAGTACATCGACCTGCCGGACGCCTACCTGTCGGTGACCGAGGCGCTGCGCGCCGGCGGTTTCGCCAACAGGGCCCGCGTCCAGATCAAGTGGGTCACCTCCGACGACTGCAAGACCGCGGCCGGCGCCGCGGCGGTGCTCGGCGACGTGGACGCGATCTGCGTCCCCGGCGGCTTCGGCGACCGCGGTGTCAACGGCAAGGTCGGCGCGATCACCTACGCCCGCGAGAACAAGATCCCGCTGCTCGGCCTGTGCCTGGGCCTGCAGTGCGTGGTCATCGAGGCCGCCCGCAACCTGGCCGGCATCGCGGACGCGAACTCCACCGAGTTCGACGCCTCCACCGCCCACCCGGTCATCTCCACGATGGAGGAGCAGCTCGCCTTCGTCGAGGGCGCCGGCGACCTCGGCGGAACGATGCGCCTGGGCATGTACCCCGCCAAGCTCGCCGAGGGCTCCATCGTGCGCGAGGTGTACGACGGCAAGGAGTACGTCGAGGAGCGCCACCGCCACCGCTACGAGGTGAACAACGCCTACCGCGGCGAGCTGGAGAAGAAGGCCGGCCTGCAGTTCTCCGGCACCTCCCCGGACAACAAGCTCGTCGAGTACGTCGAGTACCCGCGCGAGGTGCACCCGTACCTGGTGGCCACCCAGGCCCACCCGGAGCTCCGCTCCCGCCCGACCCGCCCGCACCCGCTGTTCGCGGGCCTGGTGAAGGCCGCCGTGGAGCGCCAGCAGTCCGCGAAGTGA
- a CDS encoding NUDIX domain-containing protein: MAMGNDIVDTPESWEVVASRTPFEGAKTSVRSDQVRMPDHAVVRRDYQVHPGSVCVLALDAEGRVLVLRQYRHPVRHKLWELPAGLLDVPGENPLHAAQRELYEEAHVKASDWRVLTDLFATPGGSDEAIRIFLARDLAEADGERFEVSEEEADMEFARVPLADLVRGVLAGELQNVGLVTGVLALSAVLAGDGVEALRPAEAPWPARPYGA; encoded by the coding sequence ATGGCCATGGGCAACGACATCGTGGACACACCGGAGTCGTGGGAGGTCGTCGCCTCGCGCACCCCGTTCGAGGGCGCGAAGACGTCCGTGCGGTCGGACCAGGTCAGGATGCCCGACCATGCTGTGGTGCGCCGCGACTACCAGGTGCACCCCGGCTCGGTGTGCGTGCTCGCCCTCGACGCCGAGGGCCGGGTGCTGGTGCTGCGCCAGTACCGCCACCCCGTCCGGCACAAGCTGTGGGAGCTCCCGGCCGGACTCCTCGACGTCCCCGGCGAGAACCCCCTGCACGCCGCCCAGCGCGAGCTGTACGAGGAGGCGCACGTCAAGGCGTCGGACTGGCGGGTGCTCACCGACCTCTTCGCCACCCCCGGCGGCTCGGACGAGGCGATCCGGATCTTCCTCGCCCGTGACCTCGCCGAGGCAGACGGGGAGCGCTTCGAGGTCTCCGAGGAGGAGGCCGACATGGAGTTCGCCCGGGTCCCGCTCGCAGACCTGGTCCGCGGGGTGCTCGCCGGCGAACTGCAGAACGTCGGCCTGGTCACCGGGGTGCTGGCGCTGTCCGCGGTGCTCGCCGGGGACGGCGTCGAGGCGCTGCGCCCGGCCGAGGCGCCCTGGCCGGCGCGGCCGTACGGAGCCTGA